Proteins co-encoded in one Arthrobacter globiformis genomic window:
- a CDS encoding class II fructose-bisphosphate aldolase: protein MRAQLDGLVVSALKRGSAVPAFTCYDFTTALAVVSAAEEAKRGVILLVAPKTAATANGLRLISALRGLADDASVPVAVQLDHATDLDVIAAAVAAGADSVLADGSALPYEDNIALVCAVRSALEGQGHAGVVLEAELGGLAGDEDKAFGADGDGAGNEVAGLTDSAQVEDFAARTGAQLLAVAVGNVHGKYKGEPRLRWDVLQDIAVRTHIPLVLHGASGIPADELAKAPAMNVGKVNFNTELRTGVLATLEDQLPAHRADGENLQGLLARWNGAAKDFGTSALAILSRRRGSCTQIASSRGLQRPTSVQKLQAATCGAS from the coding sequence ATGCGGGCACAACTCGACGGGCTGGTGGTGTCCGCCCTCAAACGGGGGTCGGCCGTGCCGGCGTTCACCTGCTACGACTTCACCACGGCTCTGGCGGTGGTGAGCGCCGCTGAGGAAGCTAAGCGCGGCGTCATCCTGCTGGTGGCGCCCAAGACCGCCGCAACAGCCAACGGGCTGAGGCTCATCTCCGCGCTCCGGGGCCTTGCCGACGACGCCTCCGTGCCGGTTGCCGTTCAGTTGGACCACGCCACCGACCTGGATGTCATCGCCGCCGCCGTCGCGGCCGGGGCGGACTCCGTCCTTGCAGACGGCTCGGCACTTCCCTATGAAGACAACATCGCGCTGGTTTGTGCAGTGCGTTCAGCGCTCGAGGGGCAAGGTCATGCGGGCGTGGTCCTGGAGGCTGAACTCGGCGGCCTGGCCGGCGACGAAGACAAGGCCTTCGGCGCGGACGGCGACGGGGCGGGCAACGAGGTTGCCGGCCTGACCGACTCCGCCCAGGTGGAGGACTTCGCGGCACGGACGGGCGCGCAGTTGCTCGCGGTGGCCGTGGGCAACGTCCACGGGAAGTACAAGGGTGAGCCGCGGCTGCGCTGGGACGTCCTGCAGGATATTGCCGTGCGCACCCACATCCCGCTGGTGCTTCATGGCGCCTCGGGCATTCCGGCGGATGAACTGGCGAAGGCGCCCGCCATGAACGTGGGCAAGGTCAACTTCAACACCGAACTCCGCACCGGCGTCCTAGCCACGCTCGAGGATCAGCTTCCGGCGCACCGGGCCGACGGCGAGAATTTGCAGGGGCTCCTGGCCCGGTGGAACGGCGCGGCGAAGGACTTCGGCACGAGCGCGCTCGCGATCCTCAGCCGCCGACGGGGCTCTTGTACACAAATCGCGAGTTCGCGGGGCCTTCAGAGGCCAACAAGTGTACAAAAACTCCAGGCCGCCACATGTGGGGCAAGTTAG
- a CDS encoding acyltransferase family protein: MKNSTEPAAATDIAATARDPAIDLARFICLALVVVGHCMMTSPVLHPDGTVTTENTLAEQDWFEPVIWVFMVMPLFFVAGGITGAQSWRRMQARGGSGFEFVQSRLLRLVRPAAALLAVMFVGLWGALLAGVDQQVVQLLASGAGMPLWFLAAYLAAQLNIPHLVRLHRRAPWLTLLGLVALVVTVDCFRGAFPTLAYVNVVFVWCAVQQLGFFMADGWLDRWSRSQLVGLIAASNLLMVVLVVLGLYRDNMLVNLNPPNLSLVLLGISQAAVLQLARPLLNALAAVRWIRAVVGIAGRHAMTVYLWHLPLLAAMTGLLLLTDFPKPASGTAEWWWSRPLVFLGVVFLLLPAVLLFGRLEERPTPAMHSRGRAPAAVVTAVVVVFVPVADAAVNGLALGLLGGGAACFAMAVLLLGRVPARGARPLPAQPLSANVEP; this comes from the coding sequence ATGAAGAATTCCACGGAGCCGGCGGCGGCAACGGACATTGCCGCGACCGCCCGCGACCCGGCCATCGATCTCGCGCGCTTTATCTGCCTCGCCCTTGTGGTGGTGGGGCACTGCATGATGACCAGCCCGGTACTGCACCCCGACGGCACTGTCACCACCGAAAACACCCTGGCCGAGCAGGACTGGTTCGAACCGGTCATCTGGGTCTTCATGGTGATGCCGCTGTTCTTTGTGGCCGGGGGCATCACGGGGGCGCAGTCCTGGCGGCGCATGCAGGCGCGCGGCGGCAGCGGCTTTGAGTTCGTCCAGTCCCGGCTGCTGCGCCTGGTCCGCCCGGCCGCAGCCCTGCTGGCGGTAATGTTCGTTGGCCTGTGGGGTGCGCTGCTGGCCGGTGTGGATCAGCAGGTGGTGCAGCTGCTGGCCAGCGGTGCGGGGATGCCACTGTGGTTCCTCGCGGCCTATCTGGCGGCCCAGCTGAACATACCGCATCTGGTGAGGCTGCACCGGCGTGCGCCGTGGCTGACGCTCCTGGGGCTGGTGGCGCTCGTGGTGACTGTGGACTGCTTCCGCGGTGCTTTCCCGACGCTCGCCTACGTCAACGTGGTGTTCGTGTGGTGCGCGGTGCAGCAGCTCGGGTTCTTTATGGCCGATGGCTGGCTGGACCGGTGGAGCAGGTCACAGCTGGTGGGGCTGATCGCCGCCAGCAACCTGCTGATGGTCGTCCTGGTAGTGCTGGGCCTGTACCGGGACAACATGCTGGTGAACCTGAATCCGCCCAACCTCAGCCTGGTCCTGCTGGGCATCTCGCAGGCGGCGGTGCTGCAGCTCGCCCGGCCCTTGTTGAACGCACTCGCCGCCGTGCGCTGGATCCGTGCCGTGGTGGGTATTGCCGGGCGCCACGCCATGACGGTCTACCTCTGGCACTTGCCGCTGCTGGCCGCCATGACCGGGCTGCTTCTGTTGACCGACTTTCCCAAACCCGCCTCGGGCACCGCCGAATGGTGGTGGTCGCGCCCGCTTGTTTTCCTCGGCGTGGTCTTCCTCCTGCTGCCCGCGGTTCTCCTGTTCGGGCGGCTTGAGGAACGGCCGACGCCGGCCATGCACTCACGCGGCCGGGCACCGGCGGCCGTGGTGACCGCCGTCGTCGTGGTTTTTGTCCCGGTGGCTGACGCCGCCGTCAACGGCCTGGCGCTGGGACTCCTTGGCGGCGGTGCCGCCTGCTTTGCGATGGCCGTGCTGCTGCTGGGGCGCGTTCCCGCCCGAGGCGCTCGACCATTGCCAGCACAGCCATTAAGTGCCAATGTCGAACCATGA
- a CDS encoding NAD(P)-dependent oxidoreductase: MTSNYKVTVLGLGAMGLPMATRLASQLTVHGFDIAEPRLRLAEEAGVKTFASARDAAQDTDALLLAVRNSAQLHDVLFGGNGVASVLKPGAVVILTSTVGTEAIPSTVARLAEFGVGLVDAPLSGGPKRAGEGDLLIVVGAEPKALASARPVLELLASTLTVVGDKPGDGQALKTVNQLLCGIHIAAAAEAMALADALGLDQGKTLAALEAGAAGSFMLSNRGPRILEAYTDEGAEVLSRLDIFVKDMGIVGKATRSAGLATPVAAAAEQLYLLGQAHGLAAADDSAVIKVVAPTKRTVGEG, encoded by the coding sequence ATGACCTCGAATTACAAAGTCACCGTCCTCGGCCTGGGCGCCATGGGCCTGCCCATGGCTACCCGCCTCGCCAGCCAGCTGACCGTCCACGGGTTCGACATCGCCGAACCGCGCCTGCGCCTCGCCGAAGAAGCCGGTGTGAAGACCTTCGCTTCCGCACGGGACGCTGCCCAGGATACGGACGCCCTGCTTCTTGCCGTGCGCAACAGCGCACAGCTCCACGATGTCCTGTTCGGCGGGAACGGCGTGGCCTCGGTACTGAAGCCGGGCGCCGTCGTCATCCTGACCAGCACCGTGGGCACTGAAGCAATTCCGTCCACCGTTGCGCGCCTGGCGGAGTTCGGCGTCGGTCTCGTGGACGCCCCGCTGTCCGGCGGCCCGAAGCGTGCAGGCGAGGGCGACCTGCTGATCGTCGTTGGAGCCGAACCCAAGGCGCTGGCATCGGCGCGTCCGGTCCTGGAGCTGCTCGCCTCCACCCTGACCGTGGTGGGCGACAAACCCGGTGACGGGCAGGCGCTGAAGACCGTCAACCAGCTGCTGTGCGGCATCCACATCGCCGCCGCCGCTGAAGCAATGGCACTGGCCGACGCCCTGGGCCTGGACCAGGGGAAGACCCTGGCCGCCCTGGAGGCCGGCGCCGCCGGCTCCTTCATGCTCTCCAACCGCGGACCTCGCATCCTGGAGGCCTACACCGACGAAGGCGCCGAGGTGCTCAGCCGCCTGGACATCTTCGTCAAGGACATGGGCATCGTGGGCAAGGCCACGCGCAGTGCTGGCCTGGCGACCCCCGTTGCCGCCGCCGCCGAGCAGCTGTACCTGCTGGGCCAGGCCCACGGGCTGGCCGCCGCTGACGACTCCGCCGTCATCAAGGTAGTTGCCCCCACCAAGCGCACCGTCGGAGAAGGCTGA
- a CDS encoding GNAT family N-acetyltransferase, with protein MTDNTAVTEDHFTADVTTFRNDALHRYELHVGGKLAVEVRFEDKPGHVDFIHTQTSEQFQGHGLAKVLIHFALDDVVASGKRIIPHCPFTARYLRKHEVYTQCIDWPEAAAPKLLGT; from the coding sequence ATGACGGACAACACGGCAGTTACCGAGGACCATTTCACCGCGGACGTCACCACCTTCCGGAACGATGCGCTCCACCGCTACGAACTCCACGTGGGCGGGAAGCTGGCGGTGGAAGTCAGGTTCGAAGACAAGCCTGGGCACGTGGATTTCATCCACACCCAGACGTCCGAGCAGTTCCAGGGCCACGGCCTGGCCAAGGTGCTCATCCACTTTGCCCTCGACGATGTTGTGGCGTCGGGTAAACGGATCATTCCACATTGCCCGTTTACCGCCCGCTACCTGCGCAAACATGAGGTGTACACGCAGTGCATCGACTGGCCTGAGGCGGCCGCGCCCAAGCTTCTCGGCACCTGA